From the genome of Nicotiana tabacum cultivar K326 chromosome 2, ASM71507v2, whole genome shotgun sequence:
CAGTTCCCTAGCAAAGGAGAAAAAGGAAGGGATTAGAGGGGAAGGGTGTAATATATTCATTAGCTTTAGTTCTTCTTTTTGGGCTATAAAATTATAAGTCGATCCTTGTTATAATATAAGCCTGAACCAAAATCTATATTTTTatgaaaaaagaaactaaaagccAGTTAGTTAGGTTCAATTCAATATGTTCAGCTGGTTTTAAGATTTCTTTTCAACATAGAAGAATATTGGGGAATGCAGGACACTAAGTGTTCGCAACTACGCCATACTATGAGACCCCATATGTTTGGCATATTCTTAAGTAAGTAGATATTTGCACATAAAAAATgtgagatttaaaaaaaaattaaagttaagttaaaaaaaatatttgaaaattcaACTTGTGTTTGGATATacattttacttgaaaaatatTATCGTTTTATAAGAGAAAAATATTGTTACTTGAAAAAGAGGTAAAAACcattttttcaaatttgaaactCATCTTTAAAAATTCAGCTAAATGTATAACCAAACACTgatttaaaaatactttttggaaaagaggaaaagaaaaatattatgtCCAAACGGCTCCTAAATCTGGTGTACTAGTCTATCGGATACAGAATCTTCTGTTTATTATAAAGATGTACTAGATAGAAAGAGTTAAGCACAGACAATGACTACTAAAGGAAAGCACGGACAGCAGATTAGCAGTAGTTGGCAATGCGAGTACGTTAATATTTCGATTAACAGTAAAGTGCATAATATATTTTTTGTCTCATATGTCTAACAAAATTTCAAAGACACTTGTTCTAGCTTAGCTAGTTAAAGGTAAACAAATGCTGTAAAGGAACATGAGGGGTATTCTGAAGCTGGAGTTTGGAGATCCTCCTCATAATGATATTGTCTATAGTACTTACTATCAGATACCATTCCGAATAGCATATTACATTCCTCTGATGATTCAAGGAAATTGTTGAAAATCTAAACTTATTTATGAGCTATCTTACACCATACAAGATCCAACTCAAGTAGTTGAAGATCACATTACCGATTCTTGGACTGAACCCTTAATACAGAGATATCAAGATTCCCTCTAAGAGTAGCTTATTGTTTTTTGGCATGCCTTTGATAGAAAGCATTTAGTCTCTTCAGGCCATCTTCCAGAGATGAAGGCTCACATACAAAGGTTATCCTGAGCCAATTCTTGAGTCCCACAGCAATACCTGCACCACATCTTATTATCAGATGTCTATACGACATAGCATCCCGCCAATTTGAGTGCAGGCGGCGAATTCATGCAGCTTTTGTCACATTCATATAATATATATGGTGATTTCGGTTCGTATTGCAGGAAATTTCTAAATTGGACCAAATTAAAGGCTTGTTTggtaaaacaaaaaaatcaaatgacATTACTACCTATGAATACGAAAGCTCTAACGACTAAAAGCGTATGAGAAACCAAGAAAGAGGCATTTTATAAAACATGCTACTGTCTTTGACAGAGTTTGGTGCTTTATAAGAGAGTTGCTTGTTCTTTTACCTGGTAGAATTATCAAAGACTCCTCCTTAGCTAGCTTGAGACAGAAGTCCAAATCATCTTCAATGTCTGCTAGAAGGTTCAAATGAAGTTTGACCTACGGCGAAAAGACCTTCATTAGATATTGATTATATCTTCTAATCCCAAACTAACAGGTAATTAAGCTTCCATTTTCTCTTACCATCACAAACATAGATCCTTGAGGTTTACTTGGGCAAGTGATGCAAGGTATATCCTTGATTCTGTCGTAACAGATGTCTGCAGTTTCTCTTAGCATATTTGCTATTTTAGAGAAGAAATCATCTTTTGTATTCTGAATGATCTGAGGAATTGCTCCCTGTCAAAATAGGAACTATTAGGGGTGGGAATGGGTGGAGAAGAACAAAAGAAACCAGATACCTCAATAAGAAAAGTGGAAAATACATCTATACTAATAAGTTCTTAAATATCTATTCCATTTGCTTATAAACATAAAAACGTGAAATATGTAAAATAATACAAAGAGCTGTTAGACCAAAACAAACTTCATTCCTTTAGAACCTCCATTTCATATTTCAGGTGGAAAATACAGCAAGTGTGTGGCTAAAAGGAATAACAGACATTTGATTTTCAAAAGAAGGCAAGCAGAAGAGAGTATATAATGAAAACCTGAATAAAGGTTGCGGGGTCAGAAGATATATTGAGAAACCCCGTGATGGAATCTATGACCTGCAAATAAGAAAAGACAGAGTGACAACATGCAGACATTTTCCAAGATAAAACAATCTTATCCTCTCAATCAAAGAGATTATAAGATACGTGGAATAGAGCCCCCTAATCCCTATAACATACTTCTACATTTCTTTATACCCTAACCTACTTTTGATGGCACCAAGAACCTAACACAGATTACACCTTTTCTCATTTCTTTTATCACTAGCTCCATCGATTTTGATGCTAAAAGAATCTTCTTAGTTTTCCCTCATAGTTCCTTCCTCTTCCTCCTACAAGGGAATCCCGCTACCCCAACTCCCGACCCATAACAGATATCATTCACTCAAACACAGTCCTTTAACAAAAGCACAATAGAATCAAGTATAGGTCTTGGAACAGTCACCAGTAAAGTGACTTGCATCAACCTTTACGTTTGATTAATGTGTTTCTCGCTATAAAGCAAATTCTATGTCATTCTGTTTGAATTTTAGCATCAGAGAATCAAGTGTTGGTCTGATTAGTACAGGATGACCATCTTTCAAAGGAGAGTAAGTACCCCATGTTTTTTTAGTATGCCATTTGGATCATTTGTAACAAGCCAACCAAGTCGCCAACCAGGGACAATCCACCTCTTTGATATGGATCCAAGTGTAATAACAGGCGCAATCGATCCAAAGATTCCCATAGGCACAAATGGTTTGCTTCCAAAAGTGAGATGATCATAAACTTCATCAGCAATAACTAAAATTCCAAGCTTCCTTGCCATCTCTGCCACCTGAAGAAATTAAACCACTTTGTTACAATCATAATGACCCAAAGTATCAATATATTACTAGAGAAAACAATATGCATACATACCCCCTTCAAGTGGTGGTATGTGTAGACATTGCCGCACGGATTCCCAGGATTAATAATGACAATAGCCACAGTATTTTCATCTGCCAAAGACTCAACTGCATTAAGGTCCACCTCCCACTCACTTTCTGGGAGAAGATCAAAGTGACGCATTTCAAGATTGCAAAAAACAGCCCGTGCTTCATAATAAGGGAAACCAGGCCTCGGAAGTAGAATATTTGCATTTGGGCGTGCAAGAACATTCAAAATTACTTCAATTGCTTGAGTACATCCAATTGTCAGGTAAACATCATCAGGGGACAGCTTGTTTGGAAGATCTTGAGATAAGTATTCTGCTACAGCCCTTTtcagagaaaaaaaaatttaatgaatttttcTGAATTTGAAGAAAATCAATGATGTTTCCGTGAATCAGTCAGTCATGCTCCTTTGGTTTGTTCAAAGAATGCTGATAGTTTTCTTGCTTAGGGGTAAATGTTTAAGTGTAGTAGCTGTATACTTGCGGTTGGGATTTTAAACTTGTATAGCTTAAAGAGgatgaatgagaaatggagggaaaatgaaatatttgagtttttctTGGGAAATGGACATTGTtccatatcggaggaagaaaaagcttttgatgggtatatatataattgctcttcttctaactcttaaagagttaaagAAAAAGGCAAGCTtcgcgccgtcgtcgctcgctcggatttggatttggattgattaatttttttggacaaaattcttttcaattatttaattaattaattaaataattagcgaaaaattcaatccggaataacccatgacccgcgacccggttcggtcaggcccgttttctttttcggattattttaaatacatttttcccgcaatatttcaaacaccccttttccaacagccatgactgtttcttaaaggttgcaaaccttttcagaaacaatgccagcaactctataaatagagtttgaatcccagaatctttccttacaaaattttctaagcttcttcttcttcttcttcttcttctgcacaaaaattccagtgtgttttacagccttcgagtggctcgctgttcaccggtgagttaaatcgttctatcctgggaggatatatttcAGCACCTCAGATACTttaggggaataatttccttaaggacacactgtgtatttagtgggctcgatttattcctatactgtttttctagaatttatttcgttaaacaagtattactaactttctgttttgtttttccagaaagtttaattgtttattacaacaatacagaattataacattcttaaggaaattaatttttttatattctgtattttgtttgtggagattaaaacctgtgtggttttctactccttctgaattttactattctgatttgaagatataaaaacttgaTCAAAGTATTGAAATTCgtaaaacgatttgaagaacataaaaacttcatcgtttttctatgaaacagtatataaaaactttgGTTTTATTTAATATACATACTGTTTTTGTTAATAACAGTATTGTTTACTGTTCtgattttgccattaattgaactcttctgttgtttacagtgagaaatggcaattgataacggaaattcttctgcgactattacggcaacgacgatagcctcgtcaagccggactGCTGTTCCACCGGCAGAGAAACCGGGGAAATTTttcggagccaacttcaaaggatggcagcaaagggtgttcttctggcttaccacacttggtatgcagaaattcactagttaagaacctccagtgcctgctgcgggcatgccggacaacgagaaattcatgattgttgaagcgtggaagcaagcagattttctttgcaaaggctatatcttaagcgctttagaggatgacttgtacaatgtgtacagtgcgatgaatacttcgaaagaattatgggacgcacttgagaagaagtacaagactgaagatgcatgcttgaagaagttcgtggttgccaagtttctaggctataaaatgatagacagtaaaactgttggaacccaagttcaggagcttcaacttatttttcatgaccttattgctgaaggtatggtcgtgaatgaagcatttcaagtggctgcaatgattgaaaaattgcctccttcgtggagagatttcaagaactatcttaagtacaagcgcaaagaaatgaagttggaagatcttgtgattcgtctcaagattgaggaagacaacaaaacagccgagaagaagtctcgtggaaattcaacaatcatgggagctaatatcgttgaggagactgctccaaaaagtaagaagataaagaggtcttctggacagactaaggagcataacaaaaagaaattcaagggcagctgctacaattgtggaaaaatcggtcacaaagcccctgattgtcatctcccgaaaaagtataagaagaagggacaggccaacatagtggagaaaaatgatgacattgatgatctgtgtgcaatgctttcggaatgcaacctagttggaaatccgaaggagtggtggattgactctggagccactcgacatgtttgtgctatcaaggaagcatttgctacttactctactgctggtcccgaagaagagctttccatgggaaatactgcaacagccaagattgaaggttatgggaagatatttctgaagatgacttccggcaaggtgttaacgctcaacaacgttcttcatgttcctactattaggaagaatttaatttctacttctttgcttgttaagaatggattcaaatgtgtatttgtttctgataaatttattgtaagcaagaatgaaatgtatgttggaaagggctacctcacagagggcctcttcaaactaaatgtaatggttgttgacagtatgaataaaattgcagcttcttcttatttattggagtcaaatgatttatggcatattcgtttaggacatgtcaattacaaaatcttgcggaaattaattaatttagaagtgttgcctaaattcgagtgtaataaatcaaaatatcaaatatgtgttgagtctaagtttgtaaaacatccttataagtctattgaaaggaattcaaatcctttagacttaattcatactgacatttgtgatatgaagtcgacaccatctcgaggtgggaaaaaatattttattacttttattgacgactgcactcgatattgttatgtttatttgcttaatagtaaggatgaagcaattaaagcatttaagcaatacaagaatgaagtggagaatcaattgaataaaacgatcaaaatgattagaagtgataggggtggagaatatgaatttccatttgcagaaatatgttcggaatatggaattatccatcaaactactgcaccttacacacctcaatcaaATGGAATTGCAGAAAGGAAAAATcagacattaaaggaaatgatgaattctttattaataagttccggattactacagagtttgtggggcgaagctgtccttacagctaaccgaatactcaacagagtacccccacagcaaaacgcaatctattccatatgaaaaatggaaaggaagaaaacccaacttgaaatatttcaaagtgtgggggtgtctggcaaaggtacaagttcctttacctaaaagggttaaaatcggaccaaaaactgttgattgcattttcattggatatgctacaaacagtaaagcatgtcggtttttggttcataaatccgataatcccgaaattcacgttaatacggtaatagaatcagataatgctgaattctttgaaagcatctatccgtataaaactgaatgtgagtcgttaagtgaaagacttaaacgacctcgggaagaaccaaagaaaaatactccaagtatagaagatccaaggcgtagcaaacgtcaaagaacatctacttcctttggaccagattttgtgacattcttgcttgaaaatgagcctcaaacttttaaagcagctatgtcatcttctgattcagtattttggaaagaggcagtcaatagtgagattcaatcaattttggataaccatacatgggaattggtagatctttctccgggaaataagcctttaggttcgaaatggatctttaaacggaaagtgaaagctgaatgcactattgacaaatataaggcaagacttgttgtcaaatgttatagacaaaaggaatgccttgattactttgacacttattcgccagtaacgaggataacatctattagggtgttagtggcactagcggtCGTGTATGGTCTttaaatccatcaaatggatgttaaaacagctttcttaaatggagaattagaggaagagatttacatggaacaacctgagggttttgtggtaactggtaaagaaaagaaagtgtgcaaacttgttaagtcgctttatggacttaaacaagcacccaaacaatggcatgccaaatttgaccaaacaatgttggcacgtgggtttaaaatcaacgagtgcgacaaatgtgtttacattaaaaacactccaggtcatgaagtcattgtttgtttatatgttgatgacatgttgataatgagcaaaaacatggcagatataaatgctaatAAGTGCATGTTGGCTAGaaaattcgatatgaaagacttaggagttgctgatgtgatcttaggaatcagaattcacaaaactccacaaggtctagcattatcacagtctcactacattgaaaaggtacttgacaagttcaagtatttggatttcaaaattgccaagactccaattgacgtgagttatgcacttcaaaagaatgaaggtgaaagtgactcacaactagattatgcaagagtattgggaagtttgatgtatatcatgaattgtacacgaccagatatagcatgtgctattagtaaactgagtcggtttacaagtaatcccaatcacatacattggatggcaatgaaacgagttttggggtatctcaaacatacccaaaattatgctttgcattataacaaatatccctccgtgatcgagggatatagtgatgcaaattggatcactggatcatctgaagttaaatccacgagtggatatgttttcataattgggggtggagcagtgtcttggaaatcatccaaacaaacatgcatcgcccgttctacaatggaatctgaattcatagctttaggtaaggccggtgaagaagctgaatggctccggaatttcttggaagatattccattttggaccaaacctttggcacctatttgtatacattgtgatagtcaagcggcaataggcagggcagggagcgttatgtataacggaaaatctcgtcatatacgacggagacacaataccgttagacaactactctctagtggtgttatcacaattgactacataaagtcaagagataacgtgtcggatccacttacaaaaggcctatctagagaggcagttgaaagatcatcaaaggaaatggggttaaggtctaggacaagtcatcatgacagtaactctacctagaagactggagatcccacgagctaggttcaaagagatcaaacaaagttatgaatgacggttcaacattgtcaaataactcaacccattctcgtgatgaagacaatgtttagaaatcgaggtaaagtattaaggctttttgatgagtcaacaaagattaaaggttttttaatgatttgctaagtctggcaggatatgaccagatagtgtgtctataggattacacgtttaaaaatcacctatgtgagtgtgaagtgtaagctgCTTCAaagggaatgaaagtaaaggcacattctctaagcactcatgaaaccaggctgtgttcatggctgaaacgaacacaaccgtgagaaccatagatggttaaggattgattgtgtgacttatgttgtctaggtatacaaaaaatctcgacggttcaaagatatcaaatctaccgattgaccgagtatatccgatataagttcactacggaaagttcaaagggaaacctacttatccagatgcaattaattcttgcatgtaaaacacacatgcgtccgtgcattcctttattttatagccattccccattcatgtgggggattgttgggattttaagcttgtgtagcttaaagagggtgaatgagaaatggagaaaaaataaaatatttgagtttcccttgggaaagggacattgtcccatatcggaggaagaaaaggcttttgatgggtatacatataattgctcttcttctagctcttaaagagttaagaaaaaggcaagcctcgcgccgttgTCGTTGTCGtagtcgctcgctcggctcggcttcagctttggatttggatttggatttggtcaaagatcgattgattgattaatctttttggagaaaattcctttcaattatttaattaattaattaaataattaaagaaaaattcaATCCGAAATAACCCATGACTCGTGACCCggttcggtcaggcccgttttctttcccggattattttaaatacaTTTTTTTCGTAATATTTTAAACACTCCTTTttcaacagccatggctgtttctgaaaggttgcaaaccttttcaaaaacaatgccaccaactctataaatagagtttgaatcccagaattattccttacaaaattttctgagcttcttcttcttctgcacaaaaatttcagtgtgttttacagccttcgagtggctcgATGTTCACCGGcattttggtaccaacactccggtgagttaaatcgttctatcctgggaggatataatccagcacctcgggtacttgaggggaataattttcttaaggacataCTGTGTactcagtgggctcgatttattcctatactatttttctagaatttatttcgttaaacaagtattactaactttctgttttgtttttccagaaattttaattgtttattacagcaatacagaattATAACACTTGCTTCATAGTCTTGTATGCCGACAATGTAGATAGAACGTAGTAAGACTAATGTCTACAACCAATACATAGAGTTGCACGAGTGCAAGAACTATATGACAAAGGTGGAAGGCTCTCTGTCGAAAAAGACGGTGGACCATCCCAGGACGGATCTAGTAAGAGGGAAGggggttcaattgaatccccTTTGTCGAAAAATTGTACTGCACAAATCGggtaaaaatgattttttttttttggttatacaTAAACTGTTGAATTCCTTTTACATAGAATGAAACTTCTAATATAGCGGTAGAGGAGGTTTAGAAGTTGCTGTAAGTCACTAATTCAAATCTCAACTACGATAttctagtattttttttaaatccccTTATATAAATTACTGGCTTCGCCACTAGgactagcaaaaaaaaaaatgaaaggaaaTGTCATATAATGGGCCACTTACATTCTATTGAAGATTTGAGAGAAGCTcagtgaagatgaagaagaaaggaatgaatGGGAAGGTTCTAGAGGGTGTTCTCCATTTGAGAGTAATCTGAGCTATGTTATTGCAAATCTTAAGAGTACAATGAgctaatccatatatatatacgcTCTACAATTAGTAACTAATCTAGAGCTGTATCTACACTTTACACTAGCCAATCCGATAATTAGTTATAACTAACTAACAGCCTACTTAACAAATTTAATCTCCTCTCGCGTGACTGGCACATGCTCGTTCCTTTcttcaacactccccctcaagctagaTGGTACAAATAGGTTGAGCACCCCTAGCTTTCTCATTAGATATTCATGTTGTGATCTTCCCAGAGCCTGTGTAAGCAAGTATGCTTCCTGATCTTTTGACATCACATATCTTGTTTTAACAACTCCTTGCCGAATTCTTTCTCTGATGAAGTGCAAGTCTATTtctatatgttttgtttgtttatgGAATATGGAATTTGCAACAATTTGGATTGCTGCTTTGCTATCATAGTGTAGCTCCACTGGTAATTCAACCTATGCACCCATTTCTTTACACAACCCTGTTAACCTTAGAATTTCTGAGACTACAGCAGCCATGCTCATGTACTCAGCTTTTGCTGAGCTTCTAGACATTGTGCACCGCTTCTTTGATTTCCAAGACACCAAGAAGTTTCCCCGCTTTATCACATATCCTGTCACGGACCTTCTGGACACTGGACATGATGCCTACTCAACATCACAAAAGGATGTGAGTCTTGGGGACTGCTTTGAGATCATTGGCAAACCCAGGCCTGGAGCCTCTTTTATGTAGCTCACAAGTCTTATTGCAGCCTCCATGTGTGACTTCTTTGGGTAATGCATGAACTGACTCAGCACATGAAATGCATAACAAATGTCTGGCCTTATCATGGTGAGGTACAACAGCTTCCCAACTAGTCTCTGGTATGGTCCTGCATCTCGAAGCTTCTCATCTTCTTTCAAATTCAAGTATTGATCATGTTTCATAGTGGTGAATCTCTGACTTTGATCCTACCAGTCCAAGGTCAGTGATCAATTCCATTGCAAAATTTCTTTGATTCATCAGTATCCCTTCTCTTGATCTTGTTATTTCAATTCCAAGAAAGAATTCCAGCTCCCCTAAGTCTTTGATCTTGAAGTTGCACTGCAATATAAACTTTGCCTCTGAAATTAGGCAATGATCATTCCCAGTTATGAGGAGATCATCCACATATACCAGGATGATTACTAGACTGGTCCCTTGTTTCTTTGTAATAAAGAATAATCAAAATGACTCTGCACAAACCCTGAGTTGATCAAAGCTTCAGTCAATTTCAAATTCCAGTGTCTTGAAGCTTGCTTCAATTCATAAAGGGATTTATACCGCCTACATACTTTCTCCCCCTGGCTGTGAAATCCGAAATCCCTGAGGCAGGCACATGTACACTTCTTCAGTGAGGTCACCTTGAAGAAATGTATTGTATACATCCATCTTATGCAAATTCCAGTTGTGTGATGTTGCTAAGGATAGGACCACTCTGACTGTTACCATTTTGATGACAGGAGAGATGGTCTCCTGGTAGTCAAGTCCTTCAATCTGATTGTATCCTTTTGTAACTAATCGAGCCTTGTATCTCTCAACCTCCCCATTGGCtctatattttattttgaataccCACTTGCAGCCAATAGGCACCTTTCCTGTTGGCAAATCTACTAAGGACCAGGTTTTATTTTCTTTGAGCCAGTCAACTCTTAGTTCagggcttcaacccacttagggTCTGCTGATGGTTCCTCATAGCTCATAGGCTCCTTcaggatggtgattttggaaagATAAGATCTGCACTTGGTGGAAACACCATCATGGCTCAAGTAGTCATGCATTGGATACTTTCAAGAAGGTCTGGAAGTTGAGCTTGTCAATGACCCATTGCACACATAGTCCTGCATCCAGACAGGTTCCTTCACAGTCCTGCTTGACTTCCTGAGTTGATCTTTTGTATAGGAAGGGATGACTGCTTTTGAAGGTATTTCTCCTTGCTACTGTGCATCTTCAAAGGCTGGTAAAGGCATTTCTCCTTGCTATTGTGCATCTTCAAGGGCTTATGAAGATAATGGAGATGGTGTTTCTACAGTAGGTGAGGGATGCCTCATGAGAGAATGCATCTTTAGATGGAGGAGTTTGTGTAGGTGGATTATCAGTAATGTCAATAGGCATACCATGATTGATGGTGTCTGGTTCTATCACTCCATTGGGAAAAACCTACAACGTTTCTTCCTTTAAGAGTTGAAAAGGAAATATGTTCTCCATGAACTTCACATCCCTGCTCACAAAAAAAGTGTTAGTCAAGATATTATATAGCCTGTAGCCTTTCTGGGATGAAGAATATCCCATCAGAACAACTCAGATGGCCCTTGCTGTAAATTTATCTCCTCCTACCAGAAGTTTAGCAAAACAAAGACATCCTATGGTCCTCATATGCTGTAAGGATGGTGCTCTCCCATATATCATCTCAAAGGAGGACTTTCCTGAGAGCACTAATAAAGGAAGTGTATTAATTACATAAACTACTGCTTGCACACACTCTCCCTAGAACTTGAGAGGTAAATGACCTTGCATTCTAATTGCCCTAGCCACTTCTAGTATATATCGGTGTTTCCACCCCATTTTGTTGTGGGGAGTGTACACAGGAACTTTGGTGAATCATTCCATACGCTTGAGTCTTAACAAGTAAATCTATATCATCCTACTGTAATCATCTACTATAGTAAGGAAAGATTTGTATCCATTGTAAGTTACCACTGTATATGGACCCCATACATCTACATGAATCATCTCAAATGGTTTATTTGATCT
Proteins encoded in this window:
- the LOC107819268 gene encoding tyrosine aminotransferase-like, with amino-acid sequence MEVKGETTRWNFKENENLLAASGVSIRGVLNKLMQSLDPSDTRPVIPLGHGDPSAFPCFRTTPVAEDAISDSVRSAKFNGYSSTVGILPARKAVAEYLSQDLPNKLSPDDVYLTIGCTQAIEVILNVLARPNANILLPRPGFPYYEARAVFCNLEMRHFDLLPESEWEVDLNAVESLADENTVAIVIINPGNPCGNVYTYHHLKGVAEMARKLGILVIADEVYDHLTFGSKPFVPMGIFGSIAPVITLGSISKRWIVPGWRLGWLVTNDPNGILKKHGVIDSITGFLNISSDPATFIQGAIPQIIQNTKDDFFSKIANMLRETADICYDRIKDIPCITCPSKPQGSMFVMVKLHLNLLADIEDDLDFCLKLAKEESLIILPGIAVGLKNWLRITFVCEPSSLEDGLKRLNAFYQRHAKKQ